One genomic window of Magnolia sinica isolate HGM2019 chromosome 3, MsV1, whole genome shotgun sequence includes the following:
- the LOC131240909 gene encoding DNA-directed RNA polymerases II, IV and V subunit 6A-like: MADEDYNDDIGAYDDEPPEPEPEEGAEEDLENNNEEPPDAFVGTEGEEKEEQPVQRPRKTSKYMTKYERARILGTRALQISMNAPVMVELEGETDPLEIAMKELRERKIPFTIRRYLPDGSYEDWGVDELIVEDSWKRQVGGD; encoded by the exons aTGGCTGACGAAGACTACAACGACGACATCGGGGC ATATGATGATGAGCCGCCAGAACCTGAGCCTGAG GAAGGAGCAGAAGAGGATTTGGAAAATAATAACGAAGAGCCTCCTGATGCTTTTGTTGGGACTGAAGGTGAGGAGAAAGAGGAGCAACCAGTACAACGGCCTCGGAAGACGTCAAAATACATGACAAAGTATGAGCGTGCAAGAATCTTGGGCACCCGTGCCCTGCAGATCAG CATGAATGCCCCAGTGATGGTTGAGTTGGAGGGCGAGACCGATCCGCTGGAG ATTGCAATGAAAGAGCTTCGGGAGCGCAAGATACCATTTACGATCCGTCGCTATTTACCAGATGGAAG TTATGAGGACTGGGGGGTTGATGAGCTGATTGTAGAAGACTCTTGGAAGAGGCAAGTTGGTGGTGACTGA